In the genome of Mycteria americana isolate JAX WOST 10 ecotype Jacksonville Zoo and Gardens chromosome 7, USCA_MyAme_1.0, whole genome shotgun sequence, one region contains:
- the RO60 gene encoding RNA-binding protein RO60, with amino-acid sequence MEDEENQVQLLSEKQVPNSESGYVWHVTDMNRLQRFLCFGSEGGTYYIKEQKLGFENAEALIRLIEEGRGCEVVQEIKTFSREGRAAKQEPLLFALAICSQCSDAKTKQAAFKAVPEVCCIPTHLFTFIQFKKDLKEGMKCGMWGRALRKAVADWYNGKNGMAVALAVTKYKQRSGWSHKDLLRLSHLKPANEGIAIVTKYITKGWKDVQEAYKDKAVSAETEKLLKYLEAVEKVKRTKDELEVTHLIEEYGLAREHLLTNHLKSKEVWKALLKEMSISVLLRNLGKLTANSVLEPRGSEVALVCERLRNEKLLTKGRIHPFHILIALETYKAGHGSRGKLWWRPDEDILEALDASFYKTFKTVEPTGKRFLLAVDVSASMTQKVLGSVLSASTVAAVMCMVVARTEKDSHIVAFSHEMVPCPVTAEMTLPQVLVKMYEIPMGTTDCSLPMIWAQKTQTAADVFIVFTDNETFAGNTHPATALREYREKMGIPAKLIVCGMTSNGFTIADPDDRGMLDICGFDTGALDVIRNFTLDLI; translated from the exons ATGGAGGACGAGGAAAACCAAGTGCAACTCCTGAGTGAAAAGCAGGTGCCGAACTCTGAAAGTGGTTATGTGTGGCATGTCACCGATATGAATCGACTGCAACGTTTCTTGTGTTTTGGTTCAGAAGGTGGTACTTACTACATCAAGGAGCAGAAGCTGGGCTTTGAAAATGCAGAAGCTTTAATAAGACTGATTGAAGAGGGTAGAGGTTGTGAAGTTGTtcaagaaataaagacatttagtagagaaggcagagcagcaaaACAGGAGCCCCTGCTTTTTGCTCTTGCCATTTGCTCGCAGTGTTCTGATGCAAAAACGAAACAAGCAGCGTTTAAAGCTGTTCCTGAGGTGTGTTGCATACCAACCCATCTCTTTACTTTCATCCAATTTAAAAAAGATCTGAAGGAGGGCATGAAATGTGGCATGTGGGGCCGTGCACtgaggaaagctgttgcagattGGTACAATGGAAAGAATGGCATGGCTGTTGCTTTAGCAgttacaaaatataaacaaagaagTGGTTGGTCTCATAAAGATCTTCTGAGGTTGTCCCACCTAAAACCTGCCAATGAag GAATTGCTATAGTCACTAAATATATTACCAAAGGGTGGAAAGATGTCCAAGAGGCTTACAAAGACAAAGCAGTTTCTGCTGAGACGGAAAAACTCTTAAAGTATCTGGAGGCTGTGGAGAAAGTAAAACGCACAAAAGATGAATTGGAAGTTACCCATTTAATAGAGGAATATGGTCTAGCTAGAGAGCATCTCCTGACAAACCATCTGAAATCTAAAGAG GTTTGGAAGGCATTGCTGAAGGAGATGTCCATTTCTGTATTGTTGAGAAATttaggaaagctgacagcaaatTCAGTGCTTGAACCACGAGGTTCAGAAGTGGCACTAGTATGTGAAAGACTGAGAAATGAGAAACTGCTAACAAAG GGTAGAATACATCCATTCCATATTTTGATTGCATTAGAAACCTATAAAGCTGGACATGGAAGCAGAGGGAAGCTTTGGTGGCGTCCTGATGAAGATATTTTAGAAGCTTTAGATGCCTCGTTTTATAAAACTTTCAAG acaGTTGAACCAACAGGAAAACGCTTCTTACTTGCAGTTGATGTCAGTGCATCAATGACACAAAAAGTTTTGGGCAGCGTACTCAGTGCTAGCACAGTTGCAGCAGTAATGTGTATG GTTGTAGCACGTACTGAGAAGGATTCCCATATTGTTGCCTTTTCACATGAAATGGTCCCTTGCCCAGTGACGGCTGAGATGACGTTACCTCAAGTATTAGTGAAAATGTATGAA attccAATGGGTACCACTGATTGTTCCCTTCCAATGATATGGGCTCAAAAAACCCAGACAGCTGCTGATGTCTTCATTGTATTTACTGATAATGAGACCTTTGCTGGAAATACTCATCCTGCAACAGCTCTTAGAGAATACAGAGAG AAAATGGGTATTCCTGCAAAATTGATTGTTTGTGGAATGACCTCAAATGGTTTTACAATCGCAGATCCAGATGACAGAGGCATGTTGGATATATGTGGCTTTGATACAGGAGCTTTGGATGTTATTCGAAACTTCACTTtggatttgatttaa
- the UCHL5 gene encoding ubiquitin carboxyl-terminal hydrolase isozyme L5 isoform X2, which yields MKGLALSNSEVIRQVHNSFARQQMFEFDAKSSAKEEDAFHFVSYVPVNGRLYELDGLREGPIDLGGCNQDDWISAVRPVIEKRIQKYSEGEIRFNLMAIVSDRKMIYEQRIAELQQQLAEEEPMDTDQSSNMLSSIQSEVAKYQMLIEEENQKLKRYKIENIRRKHNYLPFIMELLKTLAEHQQLIPLVEKAKEKQNAKKVQEAK from the exons ATGAAAGGTTTGGCACTAAGCAACTCAGAAGTGATTCGGCAAGTTCACAACAGTTTTGCCAG aCAACAGATGTTTGAATTTGATGCAAAGTCCTCAGCAAAAGAAGAAGATGCATTTCACTTTGTAAGCTATGTTCCTGTTAATGGACGGCTATATGAACTAGATGGCTTAAGGGAAGGACCAATTGATTTag gtggATGCAATCAAGATGACTGGATAAGTGCTGTACGGCCTGTCATAGAGAAACGTATACAAAA ATACAGTGAAGGTGAGATAAGGTTTAATTTGATGGCTATCGTATCTGACAGAAAGATGATATATGAGCAGAGGATTGCAGAATTACAGCAGCAACTTGCAGAG GAGGAGCCTATGGATACAGATCAAAGTAGTAATATGTTAAGTTCTATACAATCAGAAGTTGCGAAATACCAGATGTTAATTGAAGAAGAgaaccaaaaattaaaaagatacaaG atcgaaaatattagaagaaaacatAACTACCTGCCTTTCATCATGGAACTATTAAAGACTCTAGCAGAGCACCAACAGTTAATACCATTAGTAGAAAAA gcaaaagaaaaacagaatgccAAGAAAGTTCAGGAGGCCAAGTAA
- the UCHL5 gene encoding ubiquitin carboxyl-terminal hydrolase isozyme L5 isoform X1: MSGGSSAGEWCLMESDPGVFTELIKGFGCRGAQVEEIWSLEPENFEKLKPVHGLIFLFKWQPGEEPAGSVVQDSRLDTIFFAKQVINNACATQAIVSVLLNCAHQDIHLGETLSEFKEFSQSFDAAMKGLALSNSEVIRQVHNSFARQQMFEFDAKSSAKEEDAFHFVSYVPVNGRLYELDGLREGPIDLGGCNQDDWISAVRPVIEKRIQKYSEGEIRFNLMAIVSDRKMIYEQRIAELQQQLAEEEPMDTDQSSNMLSSIQSEVAKYQMLIEEENQKLKRYKIENIRRKHNYLPFIMELLKTLAEHQQLIPLVEKAKEKQNAKKVQEAK, from the exons ATGTCGGGAGGGAGCAGCGCCGGCGAGTGGTGCCTCATGGAGAGTGACCCGGGCGTCTTCACGGAGCTCATCAAGGGTTTCG GTTGTAGAGGAGCACAAGTTGAAGAAATATGGAGTTTGGAACCAGAGAACTTTGAAAAATTGAA gccAGTACATGGGCTGATTTTCCTCTTCAAGTGGCAGCCTGGAGAGGAACCAGCAGGTTCTGTTGTTCAGGATTCCAGACTGGATACAATATTTTTTGCTAAACAG GTAATTAATAATGCTTGTGCTACTCAAGCCATAGTAAGTGTGCTATTAAATTGTGCTCATCAAGATATCCACCTAGGAGAGACTTTGTCAGAATTTAAAGAATTTTCACAAAGTTTTGATGCTGCG ATGAAAGGTTTGGCACTAAGCAACTCAGAAGTGATTCGGCAAGTTCACAACAGTTTTGCCAG aCAACAGATGTTTGAATTTGATGCAAAGTCCTCAGCAAAAGAAGAAGATGCATTTCACTTTGTAAGCTATGTTCCTGTTAATGGACGGCTATATGAACTAGATGGCTTAAGGGAAGGACCAATTGATTTag gtggATGCAATCAAGATGACTGGATAAGTGCTGTACGGCCTGTCATAGAGAAACGTATACAAAA ATACAGTGAAGGTGAGATAAGGTTTAATTTGATGGCTATCGTATCTGACAGAAAGATGATATATGAGCAGAGGATTGCAGAATTACAGCAGCAACTTGCAGAG GAGGAGCCTATGGATACAGATCAAAGTAGTAATATGTTAAGTTCTATACAATCAGAAGTTGCGAAATACCAGATGTTAATTGAAGAAGAgaaccaaaaattaaaaagatacaaG atcgaaaatattagaagaaaacatAACTACCTGCCTTTCATCATGGAACTATTAAAGACTCTAGCAGAGCACCAACAGTTAATACCATTAGTAGAAAAA gcaaaagaaaaacagaatgccAAGAAAGTTCAGGAGGCCAAGTAA